The Candidatus Dormiibacterota bacterium genome contains a region encoding:
- a CDS encoding TRAP transporter large permease subunit: MTHEILAGTGARRVADRRRAGWRTLFHRSESIVLALALGAMAVVPLAEIVLRTVFRFGIPGSASLVQHLTLWVGMLGGAVAAREDRLLALSTGSSLLKGRWKTAARVFSGSVAASVAAVLCAASVQFVQTERAGGDVFVGRVPLFVVELILPIGFFAIAFRLWRHTSYTRSGRAVAALIVGAALYLVARPPIDPDHLVVPAFLALLLATALGAPVFTALGGAAIILFWGAGEPIASIPVETYRLTVSPTLPTIPLFTLAGYFFAEGGASKRLVRVFRALAGWVRGGPAIATALVCAFFTSFTGASGVTILALGGLLMPVLVQSRYSEKSSLGLLTACGSLGLLFPPSLPVILYGIVSHTPIDRLFLGGFLPGILMLLIVAWWGGREGVRSGVAPQRFDAAEAGRALWDAKWELLLPVIVLAGLFGGFATLVEAAALTALYAFVVETFVYRDLGVRRDAARVMSECGILVGGVLLILGVALGFTNYLIDAQVPARGVLWVKTTISSPLVFLLLLNLFLLVVGCLMDIFSAIVVVAPLIAPMGEAFHIDPVHLGIIFLANMELGYLTPPVGMNLFLSSYRFQKPLMEVYRAVVPMLLVLLFGVLIITYVPALTTLLPRWAGR, translated from the coding sequence ATGACCCACGAGATCCTCGCCGGCACCGGTGCGAGGCGCGTCGCCGACCGCCGCAGGGCGGGGTGGCGCACACTCTTCCACCGATCGGAAAGCATCGTCCTGGCGCTGGCGCTCGGCGCGATGGCCGTCGTGCCCCTCGCCGAGATCGTCCTGCGCACCGTCTTCCGCTTCGGCATTCCCGGCTCGGCGAGCCTCGTGCAGCACCTGACCCTCTGGGTCGGGATGCTGGGAGGGGCGGTGGCGGCGCGCGAGGATCGCCTCCTGGCGCTGTCCACCGGCTCGTCGCTCCTGAAGGGCCGGTGGAAGACGGCGGCGCGCGTCTTCAGCGGCTCCGTGGCCGCGTCGGTCGCCGCGGTCCTGTGCGCGGCGAGCGTGCAGTTCGTGCAGACGGAGAGGGCGGGCGGGGACGTGTTCGTGGGGCGTGTCCCGCTCTTCGTGGTCGAGCTCATCCTGCCGATCGGCTTCTTCGCCATCGCGTTCCGGCTGTGGCGCCACACCTCCTACACGCGGTCCGGGCGCGCCGTGGCCGCCCTCATCGTGGGGGCGGCGCTCTACCTCGTGGCCCGGCCGCCCATCGATCCCGATCACCTGGTCGTTCCCGCCTTCCTGGCCCTGCTGCTGGCGACGGCCCTGGGGGCGCCGGTGTTCACGGCGCTCGGCGGGGCCGCGATCATCCTGTTCTGGGGGGCGGGGGAGCCGATCGCCTCGATTCCCGTCGAGACGTACCGCCTGACCGTGTCGCCGACGCTCCCGACCATTCCGCTGTTCACCCTGGCCGGCTACTTCTTCGCCGAGGGAGGGGCCTCGAAGCGCCTGGTGCGCGTGTTCCGGGCGCTGGCGGGCTGGGTGCGAGGCGGTCCGGCGATCGCGACGGCCCTCGTGTGCGCCTTCTTCACGTCGTTCACCGGGGCGTCCGGCGTGACCATCCTGGCGCTGGGGGGCCTGCTGATGCCGGTCCTGGTGCAGTCGCGCTACTCGGAGAAGAGCTCGCTCGGGCTCCTGACCGCCTGCGGCTCGCTCGGTCTGCTGTTCCCGCCCAGCCTGCCGGTGATCCTGTACGGCATCGTCTCGCACACGCCGATCGACCGGCTTTTCCTGGGAGGATTCCTGCCGGGAATCCTGATGCTCCTGATCGTCGCCTGGTGGGGCGGCCGCGAAGGAGTGCGATCCGGCGTCGCGCCCCAGAGGTTCGACGCGGCCGAGGCCGGGCGCGCCCTGTGGGACGCGAAGTGGGAGCTGCTGCTCCCGGTGATCGTCCTGGCCGGCCTGTTCGGTGGGTTCGCCACCCTCGTCGAGGCGGCGGCCCTGACGGCGCTCTACGCATTCGTGGTCGAGACCTTCGTCTACCGCGACCTTGGCGTGAGGCGGGACGCCGCGCGCGTCATGTCCGAATGCGGCATCCTGGTCGGAGGCGTTCTTCTGATCCTGGGCGTCGCGCTCGGCTTCACCAACTATCTGATCGACGCCCAGGTGCCGGCCCGCGGCGTTCTCTGGGTCAAAACGACAATCAGCTCGCCGCTCGTCTTCCTGCTCCTCCTCAACCTGTTCCTCCTGGTCGTCGGCTGCCTGATGGACATTTTCTCCGCCATCGTGGTCGTCGCCCCCCTCATCGCCCCCATGGGAGAAGCGTTCCATATCGATCCGGTCCACCTCGGGATCATCTTCCTGGCCAACATGGAGCTCGGCTACCTGACCCCTCCGGTCGGCATGAACCTCTTCCTGTCCTCCTACCGCTTCCAGAAGCCGCTGATGGAGGTGTACCGGGCGGTCGTGCCGATGCTCCTCGTCCTGCTGTTCGGCGTTCTGATCATCACGTACGTTCCCGCCCTCACCACGCTGCTGCCGAGGTGGGCGGGGCGCTGA
- a CDS encoding TRAP transporter TatT component family protein — protein sequence MNRDLSGWFRALVASCGLTVLALPGCSIKRFAINRLGDALAESGATYASDNDPQLVRDALPFALKLVESLLEQSPRHRGLLLAAAGGFTQYAFAFVEQDADETQDHDVAASATLRVRARRLLLRARDYGLRGLETEHEDFARRLHADRAAALRDASVDDVPFLYWTAAAWGAAVAAGKDDPDLLADLPLVEGLIRRALELKPDFDHGAIHEFLISYEGGRTEAMGGSIERARLHFEQAMRLSEGKRAQPLLLLAETVAVRLQDRKEFEALLRRALEIDPDVRPEWRLANLVAQRRARWLLSRADLLFAE from the coding sequence GTGAACCGCGACCTGTCCGGCTGGTTCCGAGCGCTCGTCGCCTCGTGTGGTCTGACCGTGCTGGCGCTCCCCGGCTGCTCGATCAAGAGGTTCGCGATCAACCGGCTGGGGGACGCGCTCGCCGAGAGCGGCGCGACCTACGCCTCGGACAACGATCCCCAGCTCGTTCGCGACGCCCTGCCGTTCGCCCTCAAGCTCGTCGAGAGTCTCCTGGAGCAGAGCCCCCGGCACCGGGGGCTCCTGCTGGCCGCGGCGGGCGGCTTCACCCAGTACGCGTTCGCCTTCGTGGAGCAGGACGCCGACGAGACGCAGGACCACGACGTGGCGGCGTCCGCGACGCTGCGCGTCCGCGCGCGGCGGCTCCTGTTGCGGGCGCGGGACTACGGTCTGCGCGGCCTGGAGACCGAGCACGAGGATTTCGCGCGGCGCCTGCACGCCGATCGGGCCGCGGCGCTGCGCGACGCTTCCGTCGACGATGTCCCGTTCCTGTACTGGACGGCGGCCGCCTGGGGGGCGGCGGTCGCGGCCGGCAAGGACGACCCCGACCTGCTCGCCGACCTGCCGCTGGTGGAGGGGCTCATCCGGCGGGCGCTGGAGCTGAAGCCCGATTTCGATCATGGCGCGATCCACGAGTTCCTCATCTCCTATGAGGGAGGACGCACCGAGGCGATGGGCGGCTCGATCGAGCGGGCCAGACTCCACTTCGAGCAGGCGATGCGGCTGTCGGAGGGGAAGCGGGCGCAGCCGCTCCTGTTGCTGGCGGAAACGGTGGCGGTGCGGCTTCAGGATCGGAAGGAGTTCGAGGCGCTCCTGAGGCGCGCACTCGAGATCGATCCGGACGTCCGTCCGGAGTGGCGTCTCGCGAATCTGGTCGCCCAGCGCCGGGCGCGCTGGCTGCTGTCGCGGGCCGACCTCCTGTTCGCGGAGTAG
- the dctP gene encoding TRAP transporter substrate-binding protein DctP, which yields MTRDLDRSRGPRPDRPPPWPRRAAPVVLLCLGALLARAIPASAAQDTLIVKLGTSAPEGSSWDQIFKEMGEKWKQATGGTVTLRIYPGGVLGDEPDLVRKMRVGQIQAAALTAAGLSGIDASVAALQIPMMYRSYDELDYVREHLRPALEKRLLEKDFVVLNWGDAGWVMFFAKEPFGTPDDVRKMKLFVWAGDNDAVDLWKTAEFHPVPLPSTEILTGLQTGLINAFDTTPLLALSSQWFGLAPHMLDLRWAPLVGATVMTKKAWDRIPSGARPAVLKAAAEAGERLKGDIRAANDKAIAAMKEHGLRVISSTPSIEAAWQKTAEEIYPKIRGTVVPPAVFDEARRLRDEYRAAPGKGAVGSGG from the coding sequence ATGACGAGGGACCTGGATCGATCGAGAGGCCCGCGGCCGGACCGGCCGCCGCCATGGCCCCGGCGCGCGGCGCCGGTCGTTCTCCTCTGCCTGGGCGCGCTCCTGGCGCGCGCGATCCCCGCCTCCGCGGCCCAGGACACGCTCATCGTCAAGCTGGGGACGTCCGCCCCCGAGGGTTCATCCTGGGACCAGATCTTCAAGGAGATGGGGGAGAAATGGAAACAGGCGACCGGCGGTACCGTGACCCTGCGGATCTATCCGGGGGGCGTCCTGGGGGATGAGCCGGATCTCGTGCGCAAGATGCGTGTCGGGCAGATCCAGGCGGCCGCTCTCACGGCGGCCGGTCTCTCCGGTATCGACGCGTCGGTGGCCGCCCTGCAGATCCCGATGATGTACCGCTCCTATGACGAGCTCGACTACGTGCGCGAGCATCTTCGGCCGGCGCTGGAGAAGAGGCTCCTCGAGAAGGATTTCGTGGTCCTGAACTGGGGGGACGCCGGCTGGGTGATGTTCTTCGCCAAGGAGCCGTTCGGGACACCCGACGACGTCAGGAAGATGAAGCTGTTCGTCTGGGCGGGGGATAACGACGCCGTCGATCTCTGGAAGACGGCGGAGTTCCACCCGGTGCCTCTGCCGTCGACCGAGATCCTGACCGGATTGCAGACCGGGCTCATCAACGCCTTCGATACGACACCGCTCCTGGCCCTTTCGTCGCAGTGGTTCGGGCTCGCGCCGCACATGCTGGATCTCAGATGGGCGCCGCTCGTGGGGGCGACCGTCATGACGAAGAAGGCGTGGGATCGGATCCCGAGCGGCGCCCGACCGGCCGTCCTGAAGGCGGCGGCGGAGGCGGGCGAGAGATTGAAGGGGGACATCCGCGCGGCGAACGACAAGGCGATCGCGGCGATGAAGGAGCACGGGCTTCGGGTGATATCCTCGACCCCCTCGATCGAGGCCGCCTGGCAGAAGACGGCCGAGGAGATCTACCCGAAGATCAGAGGGACGGTCGTCCCGCCGGCGGTGTTCGACGAGGCGAGGCGCCTGCGCGACGAGTACCGCGCCGCTCCCGGCAAGGGTGCTGTCGGGTCCGGCGGATGA